A part of Planococcus sp. MB-3u-03 genomic DNA contains:
- a CDS encoding GNAT family N-acetyltransferase, which translates to MDFRVLATDRLELVHIEKHHAKSFFDIMSRDEVTKYYGMSSLTEMGDAEKIIESFRQTFESGRGIRWGIIVKETGAFIGTVGLNNLNLKSKKAEIGFELHPSYWNKGYVSEAVKEVLAYCFGQLGIFRLGAVTFPENGASIALLQKLGFEKEGMLRGYLYQDNRSHDAFIFSLLADE; encoded by the coding sequence ATGGATTTTCGAGTATTGGCCACAGACAGGCTGGAACTCGTACATATCGAAAAACATCACGCCAAAAGCTTCTTTGACATCATGTCGAGAGACGAAGTGACTAAATATTACGGCATGAGCAGTTTAACGGAAATGGGCGATGCTGAAAAAATAATCGAGTCGTTCAGGCAAACCTTCGAAAGCGGCAGAGGGATCCGCTGGGGAATCATCGTGAAAGAAACAGGCGCTTTCATCGGGACAGTCGGGTTGAACAATTTGAACCTCAAAAGCAAAAAAGCGGAAATCGGCTTTGAGCTGCACCCGTCCTATTGGAACAAAGGTTATGTCTCAGAAGCCGTCAAAGAAGTATTGGCGTATTGTTTCGGCCAGCTCGGAATATTTCGATTGGGTGCTGTCACGTTTCCCGAAAATGGAGCGTCTATCGCTTTGCTGCAAAAATTGGGATTTGAAAAAGAAGGCATGCTAAGGGGCTATCTGTATCAAGACAATCGTTCCCATGATGCGTTTATCTTTTCGCTATTGGCTGATGAATAG
- a CDS encoding YciI family protein — protein sequence MKYLGLGYFDKKKMDALPKEKVEAIMQKCQVHLEEFYKSGQVVTDVGVAQEAKSLQRVDGKLQVGENQLTQLEKMIGSAFIIEAQNIEEAIEIASLHPTVQVTEGEQLAWDIEIRAIDSFYMKN from the coding sequence ATGAAATACTTGGGCTTGGGATATTTTGATAAGAAAAAAATGGACGCATTACCGAAAGAAAAAGTAGAGGCGATCATGCAGAAATGTCAGGTGCATCTCGAGGAATTCTATAAAAGCGGTCAAGTAGTGACAGATGTTGGCGTTGCTCAGGAAGCAAAGAGCTTACAGCGGGTAGACGGCAAGCTCCAAGTTGGAGAAAACCAGTTGACTCAGCTCGAAAAAATGATTGGAAGCGCGTTTATCATAGAAGCTCAAAATATCGAGGAGGCCATCGAAATAGCTTCTCTGCATCCGACAGTACAGGTCACAGAAGGAGAGCAATTAGCTTGGGACATCGAAATTCGAGCCATCGATTCTTTCTATATGAAAAACTAA
- a CDS encoding DinB family protein, producing MSGIEVLSMFQKELSTYSPEQLRSIPEEGVWSIGQMYDHLIVVAHEYLDNVAVCSEAKEDPFLEKTPAGKELFHNKGFPPIKIRLPDEMNAPPNNSDSQEDLINRMEKLIQRVEYWESQVDAISPERKAKHGGFGWLNAREWLDLVEMHSRHHLRQKEALERYLK from the coding sequence ATGAGCGGCATAGAAGTGCTTTCTATGTTTCAAAAGGAGCTTAGTACCTATTCACCTGAGCAGCTGCGGAGTATTCCCGAAGAAGGCGTATGGTCTATTGGCCAAATGTACGACCACTTAATCGTAGTGGCGCATGAGTATCTCGACAATGTGGCCGTTTGTTCGGAAGCAAAAGAGGATCCATTCTTAGAGAAAACCCCTGCTGGCAAAGAATTATTTCATAATAAGGGCTTTCCGCCAATCAAAATCAGGTTGCCGGACGAAATGAATGCTCCTCCCAATAATTCAGACAGCCAGGAAGATCTGATCAACAGGATGGAAAAGTTAATTCAAAGGGTCGAGTATTGGGAATCGCAAGTGGATGCAATCTCTCCAGAGCGTAAAGCGAAACATGGCGGGTTCGGCTGGCTGAACGCAAGAGAATGGCTGGATTTAGTGGAGATGCACTCTCGCCACCATCTGCGTCAAAAAGAAGCGTTGGAACGGTATCTGAAATAG
- a CDS encoding MFS transporter, whose translation MPRPSHLLAEVSADLNISLAVAGTLVSGFAIAYAIGTPFLTAFVSRFPKYPLMLTLISIFTAGNILSALSGSYELLIFSRIITAVVSGVLVALSMSIASDIMPENKKGPIIALIFAGFTISNVIGVPLGTLIGQLGNWQLTFWFTTLLGVISLVMAIFILPRKLKVVKASAKDQLGLLANPRMILAFFIPTFSIAGTYTIYTYITPILEDGMGIPTRYVSAVLLAYGAFSILSNVLAGKIAGRNGVSKLRYVFIVQAVILASLYFTMGTTFAGLVSLMLMAIMIYAMNATIQMYLMNLATVYSPAAKDFASSLTPVAVNIGIALGATLGGYVVAQGGYIHLSWVGALCALLASGLAFLSTRLDRADDFSTARAKAGLEQ comes from the coding sequence GTGCCGCGCCCTTCACACCTGCTCGCCGAAGTATCGGCCGACTTGAATATCAGCTTGGCAGTTGCAGGGACGCTCGTTTCTGGGTTTGCGATCGCTTATGCCATCGGAACGCCCTTTTTGACCGCTTTTGTCAGCCGCTTTCCCAAATATCCGCTGATGCTGACCTTGATCTCCATCTTCACCGCCGGCAACATCCTCAGCGCATTATCCGGATCGTATGAATTGCTGATTTTCTCGCGCATCATTACAGCCGTCGTCAGCGGCGTCTTGGTCGCTTTATCGATGAGCATTGCCAGCGACATCATGCCGGAAAACAAAAAAGGCCCGATCATCGCCCTTATTTTCGCCGGCTTCACCATTTCCAATGTCATCGGCGTCCCTCTCGGCACATTGATCGGCCAGCTCGGCAATTGGCAGCTGACGTTTTGGTTCACGACCTTGCTCGGCGTCATCAGTTTAGTGATGGCCATCTTCATCCTGCCGCGCAAATTGAAAGTCGTTAAAGCCTCCGCTAAGGACCAGCTCGGATTGTTGGCGAATCCACGGATGATTTTGGCTTTCTTTATCCCGACCTTTTCAATTGCCGGCACCTACACCATTTATACGTACATCACGCCGATCTTGGAAGACGGCATGGGCATCCCGACACGCTATGTGAGTGCCGTCCTGCTCGCATACGGTGCCTTCTCCATTCTCAGCAATGTATTGGCCGGCAAGATCGCCGGGCGCAACGGCGTCAGCAAGCTGCGTTATGTATTCATCGTGCAAGCAGTCATATTGGCTTCCCTGTATTTCACGATGGGAACGACTTTCGCAGGGCTCGTCAGCCTCATGCTGATGGCCATCATGATTTATGCGATGAATGCCACCATCCAAATGTATTTGATGAATTTGGCTACGGTCTATTCACCTGCAGCTAAAGATTTCGCTTCCTCGCTGACGCCTGTCGCTGTGAATATCGGCATCGCGCTAGGTGCGACACTCGGCGGATACGTCGTCGCACAAGGCGGCTATATCCATCTGTCCTGGGTCGGCGCATTATGTGCTTTGCTTGCATCAGGGCTCGCGTTTCTCAGCACCCGCTTGGACCGGGCGGATGATTTTTCCACAGCACGCGCCAAGGCTGGCCTCGAGCAATAA
- a CDS encoding GAF domain-containing protein: protein MNDTQKMSTHDSLKAVSYKLFQVISDELDVNTAYVTQRGPTAMKVISSFNKDHYIIPEGYAVDYDGTYCRLIIQSDQEAMRTKNLGSFTLTKDLEVTPQLEVKGFLGVTLRDFYGEVFGTLCVMDKEEKDFSDQDVHFLKQMAEVLSYVIHLDSTLADIELLSVPIIPIKKGLAILSLQGNINESRSQKIMEDTLHYAADKGIHSFIIDLSQLMLLENQFPDVLKNLVSGLNVMGVQVMMTGLPPWLVQMPGVSAHLSQLKTEYVADIESALNKIGYKLEKQKEAKSSRAFRFLLLWSERQTLT from the coding sequence ATGAACGACACACAGAAAATGTCTACACACGATTCATTGAAAGCCGTCTCCTATAAATTATTCCAAGTGATCAGTGATGAACTGGACGTCAACACTGCTTATGTGACGCAGCGCGGACCGACGGCGATGAAAGTAATCAGCTCATTCAATAAAGACCATTATATTATTCCCGAAGGTTATGCCGTGGATTACGACGGCACATATTGCCGCCTGATCATCCAAAGCGACCAGGAAGCAATGCGCACAAAGAACCTCGGCTCTTTCACGTTAACAAAAGACTTGGAAGTGACGCCGCAGCTTGAAGTAAAAGGCTTTCTCGGTGTGACGCTGCGTGATTTCTACGGCGAAGTGTTCGGCACCTTATGCGTCATGGACAAAGAAGAAAAAGATTTTAGCGACCAAGACGTTCATTTCCTCAAGCAAATGGCGGAAGTGCTGTCATATGTCATCCATTTGGATTCTACCTTGGCAGACATCGAGCTGTTGAGCGTGCCGATTATCCCGATAAAAAAAGGCTTAGCGATCCTGTCATTGCAAGGGAATATCAATGAATCACGTTCCCAGAAAATCATGGAAGATACCTTGCATTATGCGGCCGACAAAGGCATCCATTCCTTTATCATCGACTTGTCGCAATTGATGCTGCTGGAAAACCAGTTCCCGGACGTCTTGAAGAATTTGGTGTCAGGCTTGAACGTCATGGGCGTCCAGGTCATGATGACCGGCCTCCCGCCTTGGCTCGTTCAAATGCCGGGCGTTAGCGCACATTTATCACAGTTAAAGACAGAGTATGTCGCCGACATTGAATCAGCGTTGAATAAAATCGGTTACAAACTGGAAAAACAAAAGGAAGCGAAAAGCTCAAGGGCTTTTCGCTTCCTTTTGTTATGGTCAGAAAGGCAAACACTCACCTAA
- a CDS encoding aldo/keto reductase — MKNLQATVTLNNGSEMPWLGLGVFRVEDGPEATEAVKTAIVNGYRSIDTAAIYGNEESVGEGIRQGIKAAGISREDLFITSKLWNDDFGYTSGIQAYGTSLKKLGLEYLDLYLLHWPVEGKYKEAWKALEHLYMDGQVIAIGVSNFQIHHLKDLMEDADIKPVVNQIEYHPRLTQEKLLAFCREHDIQAESWSPLMAGEALEQPELKKIAAKHDKSVAQVILRWNLQNGVVTIPKSTNEGRIVENSQVFDFELTEEDMKQISALNEDRRVGPDPDNFDF, encoded by the coding sequence ATGAAAAACTTACAAGCTACTGTCACATTAAATAACGGAAGCGAAATGCCATGGCTCGGCCTGGGCGTATTCCGGGTAGAAGACGGGCCTGAGGCGACTGAAGCCGTCAAAACGGCGATCGTCAACGGCTACCGCAGCATCGATACCGCCGCCATTTACGGAAACGAGGAAAGCGTTGGGGAAGGGATACGCCAGGGAATCAAAGCGGCGGGGATCTCGAGGGAAGACTTGTTCATCACTTCGAAACTATGGAATGACGATTTCGGCTATACGTCCGGCATCCAAGCTTACGGGACGAGCCTGAAAAAATTGGGGCTGGAGTATCTGGACTTGTACTTGCTCCACTGGCCCGTTGAAGGCAAATACAAAGAGGCGTGGAAAGCGCTCGAGCATCTCTATATGGACGGGCAGGTCATCGCAATCGGCGTCAGCAATTTCCAGATCCACCATTTGAAAGACCTGATGGAAGATGCGGACATCAAGCCGGTCGTCAATCAAATCGAGTACCACCCGCGTTTGACGCAAGAGAAGTTGCTCGCGTTCTGCCGCGAACACGACATCCAGGCGGAATCCTGGTCGCCGCTCATGGCAGGCGAAGCGCTAGAACAGCCAGAGCTGAAAAAAATCGCAGCGAAACACGATAAATCGGTCGCTCAAGTTATTTTGCGCTGGAATCTGCAGAATGGCGTCGTGACCATTCCGAAATCGACCAATGAAGGGCGCATTGTGGAAAACTCACAAGTGTTCGATTTTGAATTGACGGAGGAAGACATGAAACAGATTTCAGCATTGAACGAAGACCGCCGTGTCGGCCCAGACCCGGACAACTTCGACTTTTAA
- a CDS encoding TrkH family potassium uptake protein, whose translation MNKTYLLKKIHMSPPQVLSITFLVAIFFGAVLLYLPVSTTAPISFLDALFTATSATTVTGLAVLSTGNDFTLFGQTVIMVLMQIGGLGLMTFAVLIVMLLGKKIGLRGRILVQQSFNQYSLGGMIRLVRIILLFTFGIEAIATAFLAVRWVPEYGWGFGLFTSAFHSVSAFNNAGFSLWDDSLSAYVGDPVVNIIITMLFITGGIGFTVLYDMWSAKEFRQLSLHSKIMLTGTLAVNLFAMLFLFVSEYGNMETLGSMPLGDKIWASYFQAVTPRTAGFNSIDIGSMETGSIVLISLLMFIGAGSASTGSGIKLTTFLVIILVTASYLNGKKEAVIFNRAIPSHLLERSLAIVFISMTAIFTGILILSYTENAPFEWIVFEAFSAFGTVGLSMGLTGDLSNIGKFVIMILMFIGRVGPVTLAFALARQHREPIRHPKGDIFTG comes from the coding sequence ATGAATAAAACCTATCTATTGAAGAAAATCCATATGTCACCCCCACAAGTGCTGTCCATCACTTTTCTGGTGGCCATCTTTTTTGGGGCCGTCCTGCTGTACTTGCCTGTCTCAACTACGGCTCCGATTTCTTTTTTGGATGCATTATTTACCGCCACTTCCGCAACCACAGTGACGGGCCTTGCCGTTCTCAGCACAGGAAATGATTTTACGCTGTTTGGCCAAACCGTCATCATGGTGCTCATGCAAATCGGCGGGCTTGGTTTGATGACGTTCGCCGTGTTAATCGTCATGCTGTTGGGAAAAAAGATCGGATTAAGGGGACGGATCTTGGTCCAACAATCGTTCAACCAGTATTCACTCGGCGGCATGATCCGCCTTGTGCGAATTATCCTTCTTTTCACTTTCGGCATCGAAGCGATAGCTACTGCCTTTTTGGCCGTTCGCTGGGTACCCGAATACGGCTGGGGCTTCGGGCTGTTCACCAGTGCTTTTCACTCTGTCTCTGCATTCAATAACGCAGGATTCTCGTTGTGGGATGATTCCTTGAGCGCTTATGTCGGAGATCCTGTCGTCAATATTATCATCACTATGCTGTTCATCACGGGCGGCATCGGATTTACTGTCCTATACGATATGTGGAGCGCCAAAGAATTCCGGCAATTATCGCTGCATTCGAAAATCATGCTGACCGGGACACTCGCCGTCAATCTCTTCGCCATGCTGTTCCTATTCGTGTCGGAGTACGGCAATATGGAGACGCTTGGGTCGATGCCGCTCGGTGATAAGATATGGGCTTCCTATTTCCAAGCTGTTACCCCGCGTACTGCAGGATTCAATTCCATCGATATCGGCAGCATGGAGACCGGTTCGATTGTGCTTATTTCGCTTTTAATGTTTATCGGAGCGGGCAGTGCCTCGACGGGGAGCGGCATCAAGCTCACCACTTTCCTAGTTATCATTTTGGTGACCGCATCCTATCTGAATGGAAAAAAAGAAGCTGTCATTTTCAACCGCGCCATTCCTTCGCACTTGCTGGAACGGTCTCTTGCGATTGTGTTCATCAGCATGACCGCAATCTTTACCGGCATTTTGATCTTAAGCTATACCGAAAATGCGCCTTTCGAATGGATCGTTTTTGAAGCGTTCTCAGCTTTCGGGACAGTCGGACTGTCGATGGGCTTGACCGGAGACCTTTCCAACATCGGCAAATTCGTCATTATGATTTTGATGTTCATCGGCCGAGTCGGCCCTGTGACACTAGCATTCGCGTTGGCGCGCCAGCATCGGGAACCCATTCGCCATCCGAAAGGCGATATCTTTACAGGTTGA
- a CDS encoding SDR family oxidoreductase — protein sequence MVKSKSTALITGVSNDTGIGAAVCRKLAQQETDIFFTHWQAATGFPERFRSEILDLGVRCEFSEVDLAQQDAEAANLTHITSAIGFPNILINNAAYSIDSNYMDLTGKILDDHYMVNMRATFLLSTEFAKEFQQTGRKDGRIINLTSGQDQGPMPGNLAYAATKGAISAFTSSLSAELAELGITVNAVNPGPTDTNWMDDKIRDYLRPKFGLGRIGKPEDAANLIAFLASEEGGWITGQVIHSEGGFLRS from the coding sequence TTGGTGAAATCAAAAAGCACGGCATTGATCACCGGTGTCAGTAACGACACCGGAATCGGAGCGGCTGTATGCCGCAAACTGGCGCAGCAAGAAACAGATATTTTCTTTACCCACTGGCAAGCAGCGACTGGCTTTCCAGAGCGCTTCCGTTCAGAAATCCTGGATCTTGGCGTACGCTGTGAGTTTTCGGAGGTCGATTTAGCGCAACAGGATGCCGAAGCAGCTAACCTGACGCATATAACAAGCGCCATCGGATTTCCGAATATCCTTATCAATAACGCGGCGTATTCGATCGATTCCAACTATATGGATTTGACCGGCAAGATCTTGGACGATCATTATATGGTGAATATGAGAGCAACGTTTTTATTGTCCACGGAATTCGCAAAAGAATTTCAACAAACCGGTCGAAAAGATGGGCGCATCATTAATTTAACCTCCGGACAAGATCAGGGGCCGATGCCAGGGAATTTGGCGTATGCAGCAACAAAAGGCGCGATTTCGGCATTCACTTCTTCTTTATCCGCAGAACTCGCGGAACTGGGCATCACAGTGAACGCCGTCAATCCAGGACCGACCGACACCAATTGGATGGATGACAAGATCAGGGATTATTTGCGGCCGAAATTTGGCTTGGGGCGCATCGGGAAACCGGAAGATGCGGCGAACTTGATCGCGTTTCTGGCCAGCGAGGAAGGCGGCTGGATTACCGGGCAAGTGATTCATTCGGAAGGCGGGTTTCTGAGAAGTTAA
- a CDS encoding GNAT family N-acetyltransferase, with the protein MGVHSDSRGKGVGKALFSHVIAWAKSVDLHRLELTVIAENVSAVALYQKMGLEIEGVKRDSLFINDGYVDEYYMAKLL; encoded by the coding sequence ATGGGTGTTCATAGCGATAGCCGCGGCAAAGGTGTCGGAAAGGCTTTGTTTTCCCATGTGATCGCTTGGGCAAAATCCGTCGATCTCCATCGTTTGGAACTGACAGTGATAGCAGAAAATGTATCAGCAGTCGCTTTATATCAGAAGATGGGACTCGAAATTGAAGGCGTGAAACGGGATTCGCTGTTCATCAATGATGGCTATGTGGATGAGTATTATATGGCAAAGTTGCTTTAA
- a CDS encoding GNAT family N-acetyltransferase, which yields MIKIRKADSRDAEQIVEVIKNAEDSGYMMFNPGERQISPESFAKFIEVLSANEKSGVFIACEKHQVLGYLIVQNENPDEFHIALI from the coding sequence GTGATTAAAATTCGAAAAGCTGACAGCCGCGACGCAGAACAAATCGTGGAGGTCATCAAAAACGCTGAGGATTCAGGATATATGATGTTCAATCCGGGTGAACGGCAAATTTCACCCGAATCGTTCGCAAAGTTCATCGAAGTGTTGAGTGCCAATGAAAAGTCAGGTGTTTTTATTGCGTGCGAAAAACATCAAGTTCTAGGATACTTGATTGTGCAAAATGAGAACCCCGACGAATTTCACATCGCGCTTATATAG
- a CDS encoding immunoglobulin-like domain-containing protein produces MAGKKLMILLVTSILLLSGCSLFETSQKNEVLENTSSHEQLPDSFTNGETVFSVQSDEENYTLPVDEIILIISNSGSSTVGFGEQRVLEKFQKGTWYEVPYREQFAFTDIGLGLGAGENLEQEMPLEFLDYELTTGTYRIVKTFYINEGAEEIALAAELEIKK; encoded by the coding sequence ATGGCTGGGAAAAAATTAATGATTCTTTTAGTAACTTCTATCTTATTACTGTCTGGTTGTTCACTGTTTGAAACAAGTCAAAAAAATGAAGTTCTAGAAAACACTTCCTCACATGAACAATTACCAGATAGCTTCACTAATGGGGAAACCGTATTTTCTGTGCAAAGCGATGAAGAAAATTACACTCTTCCTGTCGATGAGATAATATTAATCATTTCCAACTCGGGTTCAAGTACTGTCGGATTCGGTGAGCAGCGAGTGCTGGAGAAATTTCAAAAAGGCACATGGTATGAAGTTCCTTACCGAGAACAGTTCGCTTTTACGGATATTGGTTTGGGTTTGGGGGCGGGAGAGAACCTGGAGCAGGAGATGCCACTTGAGTTTTTGGACTATGAGCTGACGACTGGCACGTACCGAATCGTCAAAACTTTTTATATTAATGAAGGAGCAGAGGAGATTGCTCTAGCGGCGGAGTTGGAAATCAAGAAGTAG
- a CDS encoding AraC family transcriptional regulator → MAVLQFLQEEIDYREDHLQSEPSIKAIAKPVNISPFHFQRMFLIVADITIGDYVRHRISLWLRSTGL, encoded by the coding sequence ATGGCTGTGCTGCAATTTTTGCAAGAGGAGATTGATTATAGGGAGGACCATCTGCAAAGTGAGCCTTCCATCAAAGCAATCGCAAAACCAGTAAATATTTCTCCTTTTCATTTTCAACGCATGTTTTTGATCGTGGCTGATATAACTATCGGAGATTACGTACGCCATCGCATATCTCTATGGCTTCGAAGCACCGGACTCTAG
- a CDS encoding dihydrofolate reductase family protein has translation MAKVCFGMITSLDGFISDRHGKLDKLYESFKPNDEINEVMANTGAVIMGRRTYDMTDDPDAYADDYEFQVPIFVLTHHPPAKHPKENDNLSITFVTDGIETAVRKAKEAAGEQNVVVLGADVGQQALRANLVDELQIAIAPVLLGTGTRMFEHLDDMEIQLEKIRTIETDEQMEIYYKVIKPTS, from the coding sequence ATGGCAAAAGTCTGTTTTGGAATGATCACCTCTCTCGATGGGTTCATCAGCGACCGTCATGGAAAACTCGACAAGCTTTACGAAAGCTTCAAGCCCAATGATGAAATCAATGAGGTGATGGCGAATACAGGAGCGGTCATCATGGGCCGGCGAACCTATGATATGACGGACGACCCGGATGCCTATGCCGACGATTATGAATTCCAGGTGCCTATTTTTGTCTTGACGCATCATCCGCCGGCCAAGCATCCGAAAGAAAATGACAATTTGAGCATCACGTTCGTGACGGATGGCATCGAGACAGCCGTCCGGAAAGCAAAAGAAGCCGCAGGGGAGCAGAATGTGGTAGTCCTCGGTGCCGATGTCGGCCAACAAGCATTGCGTGCGAATCTGGTGGACGAACTGCAAATTGCCATCGCTCCAGTGCTTCTTGGTACTGGAACCCGCATGTTCGAACACCTGGATGATATGGAGATTCAATTGGAAAAAATCCGGACGATTGAGACGGATGAGCAAATGGAGATTTACTATAAAGTCATTAAGCCAACGTCATAA
- a CDS encoding potassium channel family protein, with protein sequence MKKQFIVIGLGRFGSSICKELFNLGHDVMAIDSSPERVDMMRNFSSHAAVANATDEASLRELGVRNFEHAVVAIGENMQTSVLCTLMLKEIGVPLVWVKAKDVQHQMILEKVGADRVIQPEKEMGIRIAHHMDSEKVVDYIDLSEDYSIIELVASEKLMNQSLLELDIRARYQCTILAIKRGDEVNVAPMPDDQVKLNDVLVAMGHRNDLKRFEEKGI encoded by the coding sequence TTGAAAAAGCAATTTATCGTAATCGGCCTTGGGAGATTTGGCAGCAGCATCTGCAAAGAGCTATTCAATCTGGGACATGATGTCATGGCAATCGATTCATCGCCGGAACGTGTCGACATGATGAGAAATTTTTCTTCCCATGCCGCTGTGGCGAATGCGACAGACGAAGCAAGCTTGAGGGAACTTGGAGTACGGAATTTTGAACACGCAGTCGTGGCGATCGGCGAGAATATGCAAACGAGCGTGTTGTGCACATTGATGCTCAAGGAAATTGGCGTTCCGCTCGTATGGGTCAAAGCGAAAGACGTGCAGCACCAAATGATTCTCGAGAAGGTAGGGGCGGACCGCGTCATCCAGCCGGAAAAAGAGATGGGCATCCGCATCGCCCATCATATGGATTCAGAGAAAGTCGTAGATTATATCGATTTATCGGAAGACTATAGCATCATCGAATTGGTGGCTTCCGAGAAATTGATGAATCAAAGTTTGCTCGAACTGGACATCCGTGCAAGATATCAATGCACAATCCTGGCTATCAAGCGCGGAGATGAAGTGAATGTCGCGCCGATGCCGGACGATCAAGTAAAGTTGAACGATGTGCTGGTCGCTATGGGACATCGTAATGATTTGAAGCGCTTTGAAGAAAAAGGAATTTAG
- a CDS encoding RNA polymerase sigma factor → MTTDGRLLERLKFRDKAALELIYDEYYSLLWKVCYREFNDHAVCENVLTEVFQQLWGNPQQFSGDKRLVFYLIECVNGKIGYRKRTQRCQLQIKKTCS, encoded by the coding sequence ATGACTACGGATGGACGATTGTTGGAAAGACTGAAGTTTCGGGACAAAGCCGCCTTGGAATTAATATACGATGAATACTATTCATTGCTTTGGAAAGTCTGTTATCGGGAATTTAACGACCACGCGGTGTGTGAAAACGTCCTAACAGAAGTGTTTCAACAATTGTGGGGAAATCCGCAACAGTTTAGCGGGGATAAACGCCTGGTGTTCTATTTGATTGAATGTGTGAACGGCAAAATAGGATACAGAAAACGAACGCAAAGATGCCAACTCCAGATTAAAAAGACGTGTAGCTAA
- a CDS encoding mechanosensitive ion channel family protein, giving the protein MFDFIDIDWGNLLVEAGVITAQVIGILIAFVIVRAIGKKLINRSFDRLTKKGDVTNGRALTLRALSENVFSYALIFILVATLFNIFGLSVASLIAGAGIVGLAIGFGAQGLVSDVVTGFFLLLEKQIDVNDYVTVGAIDGVVESVGLRTTQIRSFDGTLNFIPNRDITTVSNHSRGNMRALVDIGVSYDENIDKAMAVLKTVCEKVAKDNAAVVEGPDVIGVQAFGASDVTLRIIAKAKSGEQWGVERELRKSIKEALDAHDIEIPYPHQVTIHKGLENPVQS; this is encoded by the coding sequence TTGTTTGATTTCATTGATATTGACTGGGGAAACCTATTAGTTGAGGCGGGGGTTATTACCGCTCAAGTCATCGGAATTTTAATCGCATTCGTGATTGTGCGTGCAATCGGGAAAAAGCTGATCAACCGCTCATTTGACCGCTTGACAAAAAAAGGCGATGTGACCAATGGCCGCGCATTGACGCTTCGCGCGTTGTCGGAAAACGTCTTCTCGTATGCTTTGATCTTTATTTTGGTTGCGACTTTGTTCAATATATTCGGACTGTCCGTCGCCAGCCTTATAGCCGGCGCAGGAATCGTCGGCCTTGCGATCGGTTTTGGCGCACAAGGCCTCGTCAGCGACGTGGTCACCGGCTTCTTCTTATTGCTGGAGAAACAGATTGACGTGAACGATTATGTAACGGTTGGAGCCATTGACGGCGTGGTCGAATCAGTCGGGTTGCGGACGACGCAAATCCGCAGTTTCGACGGTACCTTGAATTTCATTCCGAACCGCGATATTACGACTGTCAGCAACCATTCCCGTGGGAATATGCGTGCACTCGTAGATATTGGCGTATCGTATGACGAAAATATCGACAAAGCGATGGCCGTGCTGAAAACAGTATGCGAAAAAGTCGCGAAAGACAATGCCGCCGTCGTCGAAGGGCCGGATGTGATCGGCGTGCAGGCGTTCGGGGCATCGGATGTCACGTTGCGCATCATTGCCAAAGCGAAAAGCGGGGAGCAATGGGGAGTCGAGCGCGAGCTGCGCAAATCCATCAAAGAGGCACTGGATGCCCATGATATCGAGATCCCTTACCCACATCAGGTGACGATTCACAAGGGCTTGGAGAATCCCGTCCAGTCTTAA